Proteins from a genomic interval of Pseudomonas asplenii:
- a CDS encoding DUF1161 domain-containing protein, with amino-acid sequence MKKLMLALGLLSIAGTTLAAGKPCEELEKEIRDKLESKGVHGYALQILDKATGEKGADGKVVASCEGGTKVITYKRK; translated from the coding sequence ATGAAGAAGTTGATGTTGGCGCTGGGTTTGCTGAGTATCGCGGGAACGACCCTTGCGGCAGGCAAGCCATGTGAGGAGCTGGAAAAGGAGATCAGGGATAAGCTGGAGTCCAAGGGCGTGCACGGCTATGCGTTGCAGATCCTGGACAAGGCTACTGGTGAGAAAGGCGCTGACGGTAAGGTAGTGGCTTCTTGCGAAGGCGGTACCAAGGTCATCACCTACAAGCGCAAATAA
- a CDS encoding dodecin, whose product MTDHHTYKKIELVGSSPNSIEEAINNALAEAGKSLKHLEWFEVVDTRGHIRDNKAAHFQVTLKVGFKIANS is encoded by the coding sequence ATGACCGATCATCACACCTACAAGAAAATCGAACTGGTAGGTTCGTCGCCCAACAGCATCGAGGAAGCGATCAACAACGCCCTGGCGGAGGCCGGCAAGAGCCTCAAGCACCTGGAATGGTTCGAGGTGGTCGACACCCGTGGACACATCCGCGACAACAAGGCGGCGCATTTCCAGGTGACCCTCAAGGTCGGGTTCAAGATCGCCAATAGTTGA